AACGGGCCTCAGCTAGCAGTGCTTTGGCCCGTTTCATGACGCCTAGATGATTAGAAACGGTAGGTTACTTGTGTACCAAAGCCGTGTGCGCTGTTTTTGTAGTCAGCGTTGTATTCATCTGATCTGACACTTACTTTTTCTTCACGCAGGTAGGTGTAGGCTACGTCCACCGTCACGTCGTCATTCGGGCTCCAGCCAGCCCCGAGGCTAAATGCCCTGCGGTCGCCAGTTGGGATGCGTGGTGAACGGTCGGTATTGTTGGTGGGGGACTGATCAACCGCCAAGCCTGCACGTAACGTCCACTGCTGGTTTAGCTTATAGGCTGCACCGATGGCGTGACTCCATGTGTCATGCCAGTTTTGTGGCTCAGTGATAGTGCTTAACTGACCAGACAGCAGGGGGGATACGTCTTTGTTCTCAACTGTGATGTCTTTCAGGCGACTCCAGCGAGTCCAGGTGCTACCTGCGTAAATTGTCCACTGATCGTTGAGGTCATGGGTGACAGAGAAGTCAACGGACTCAGGGGTGGAAACCCGCAGTGAACCGTCGTATTTGACACTCAGGATATTGCCCAAGTCCATTTTTGTATCACCTTTGAGGCGATACTTTACTTTGGAGTGATAGGTGATACCTGCACGTGTGCTAGGGGTGAACTCATAAAGTGCACCAATGTTGTAACCAACAGCGGTGTCGTCACCTTTGACTTTGACTTTGGCTTCACCAAATGGGCTTGGTACGGCCGATGTCAACTCACCATCGATACGGTTGATGGTGGGGCCAAAGCCAATAGAAAACTGGTCATTAAAACGGTAACTGATCGTTGGCTGTAGTGTGATCACCCGAACTTCACTTTTAAGGCCCTCAGCGCGTCCCTGAAAACTCTTTTCGTAGTCGGTGGTCAGGCCAAATGGTACGTAAACACCGAGACCAAAAGTCCAGTTTTCATCAATGGGTTTGACGTAAAAACCCATTGGGACCGTTGTGAAAGGAACCATGTCCCCGTCATTACTGCCGTTCAGTTGGCCACTTGCGTGAGATATGTCGGTTTTTGCGTGAATAAATACTGCGCCGGCGCTGATCTGTTCACGTTTGAGTCTGGCCATACCTGCCGGATTACTAACCACTGTGGTGGCATCCTCTGCCGAGGACGATCGTCCTGCATATGCCGTACCCATCGAGCTAACACTTTGCTCGTTAATTGCAAAACCGCCCGCGAATGAGTAACTGGCTGCAGACATCAAAGCCAGTGAAAGGCAGGTTTTTGAGAATTTATTGGTCACGGGATGAGCTCCTGATTATTTGAATTGGCGGTTAGCTGCTCGATGGAGACAATGCCAATATTGATGTAGTTCCCGTTTTAGACCGTTTTACCTTAAAAAAACTGACCTTTTAGGCAACTTTGTACTGAATGCCAATTAAGCCCTGCCAGGTTTTAATGAAATCATGCAGTTGACCGTTAGCGTTGAATGCCACGCGCCAGAGCTGAGCCATTCCGGTAGCATCAGTTATATCCGGTAAAGTTTTACCGTTAGATGCTGACTCGATTAACAACCAAGCGATTGCTGTGGCATAGCGCAAGTTAACGATCAGTTCAGTGTCAGGAGCACTAAGAAACGCGTGTTGGCTGGCCAGGCCTCGAACGAGGCTTGCCAAGTCGGGATCTCGGGCTAGATAGTGATCCCAGATGTATCGATGATCATGAGTGTTAATACGGTACAAGCCATGTCCACGATCATCATCAAGGCTGGCGCAGAGCTGGGACTGGCTGGCAGCAATTGCAAGCAGTAAATGTTCAGCTGCTGCGGAATGCTTATCTAAATATTCAAGGGTGGGCCGTATGACATGCTGGCTCAGTTCGCTGGCGGTGATTCCCATATTACCCTCGCTGATAGATTGCTGGGCGCTGGGCAATTGTTGCGTCTATGAGAAAAAGGCCCAGCCTGAAGCGGGGTTAGCCGCTTCAATTAAAGCCTAGCTCTACATAATGTATGTAATGGGCTGTTTTTAAATTGTTTTTGGTCTCGTCAATCGCCCTATATAGCCATTCGTACTGAAAAGCCCGGCCAGGCGTGTGAGCTGCTTGCTGGTCGGGCCTTTGGTTTTTCAACGCCCTTATTCACCCGTGGCGATGGGGCGTTCAGGATCAGTGATCCATTCGCTCCATGAACCCGCATAGAGTGGGGCGAGCGGGTAACCGGCTAAATTGAGCGAAAAAAGGTTATGACATGCCGTTACGCCAGAACCGCAGTAGGCAATCAGCGCTGATGCAGGGCGGCCCTTGAGCAGTTCACTAAAGCGTTTGTGAAGCTGCTCAGGGCTGAGGAAGCGGCCGTTTTCATCGAGGTTACCGGTGTAAACAGCGCACTGCGCTCCGGGGATATGCCCAGCAACCGGATCAAGGGGCTCGATCTCGCCCTTAAAACGCGGTAGGGCGCGTGCGTCCAGCAATGTCAGTTCGCTGCTGGCCAGACGCTGCTGCAGTTGTTCAGCTGTGATCAGCAGGCTGTTATCCGGGCTGCCGTCAAAGTTTCCCGCGGGTAGGTTCACAGTCGCAGTCGTCAATGCTCCACCTGCTTCTTTCCAAGCGTTTAGCCCGCCATCAAGTAGGAAGACGCCTTCGCGTTTACCCAGCCATGTCAGCAGCCACCAGGCCCGCGCAGCAAATGCGTCTGTGCCGTCATCGTACAGAACGATTTCACTGTCATTGCTGATGCCCCACTGGCGTAAGCGCTGGATGAGTGCTTGAGGATCGGGGAGGGGGTGGCGACCTGTTATACCTTTGCGTACCGGGCTGGAGAGATCATGCTCCAAATCAGCAAAGAGAGCTCCGGGGATATGCCCCTCACTGTAGCTTTTTCGGCCGTAGTCGTGATCATTTAGAGCAAAGCGACAATCGAGAATGCGCAGGTCATTTTGCTGGAGGCGTTGTTTGAGTTGCTCGGGG
The Pseudomonas mendocina DNA segment above includes these coding regions:
- a CDS encoding outer membrane protein transport protein, translating into MSAASYSFAGGFAINEQSVSSMGTAYAGRSSSAEDATTVVSNPAGMARLKREQISAGAVFIHAKTDISHASGQLNGSNDGDMVPFTTVPMGFYVKPIDENWTFGLGVYVPFGLTTDYEKSFQGRAEGLKSEVRVITLQPTISYRFNDQFSIGFGPTINRIDGELTSAVPSPFGEAKVKVKGDDTAVGYNIGALYEFTPSTRAGITYHSKVKYRLKGDTKMDLGNILSVKYDGSLRVSTPESVDFSVTHDLNDQWTIYAGSTWTRWSRLKDITVENKDVSPLLSGQLSTITEPQNWHDTWSHAIGAAYKLNQQWTLRAGLAVDQSPTNNTDRSPRIPTGDRRAFSLGAGWSPNDDVTVDVAYTYLREEKVSVRSDEYNADYKNSAHGFGTQVTYRF
- a CDS encoding sulfurtransferase, producing the protein MPLAQLISPEQLKQRLQQNDLRILDCRFALNDHDYGRKSYSEGHIPGALFADLEHDLSSPVRKGITGRHPLPDPQALIQRLRQWGISNDSEIVLYDDGTDAFAARAWWLLTWLGKREGVFLLDGGLNAWKEAGGALTTATVNLPAGNFDGSPDNSLLITAEQLQQRLASSELTLLDARALPRFKGEIEPLDPVAGHIPGAQCAVYTGNLDENGRFLSPEQLHKRFSELLKGRPASALIAYCGSGVTACHNLFSLNLAGYPLAPLYAGSWSEWITDPERPIATGE